TACTCTGCCTTCCTGGTCGGACTCACTGGCTGTTGGTGATGAATTCTCTGTCGCTTCAGAACTAGTACTGGTAGTACTACGACTAGTAGTTCTAGTTTTCTTCGATGGTTGTTGTTGCTCGAGCAGTGAATGCCGACAATTCGGGCATGATGAGTGTGACACAAGCCAAGTGTCTATGCACCTCACATGGAATCCGTGGTTACATTTTGGCAGCACCCTAACCTTCTCGCCGTCCTCAAACTCTCCGAGACAGATCGGACACTCGGTCGCCGGAATATGAATCCCTTCACCGTAAACCGCAACCGGAATCTGCCTCAAATGACTCTTCTTGAGCCCCGTGGCCGCGAGACGCGCTGCAGCCTGCTCCGGGGTCTCAAGAGTAAACCTGTGGCTGCAGCGAAGCGCGCAACGCACTATTGAGTTCAAGCCAAGAGCGCATATAAGGGCACACAAGAGAGCCGCCAAGATGATGACCATGTTTGTGTCGAAATTCATCTCGCTTATGTAGGAATCGGCTGTACGGTTGCCATTGTTGTAGGGCAGCTCTGTGGTGTTGCCGAGGAATCGGCGATgcatgttttgttttttgttggtggaagaaatgaaaaatgaaaaagtacTGATGGTTTGTGAAGGGTACAGAAAGGTTCTGATTACTCTTGTAGGTGGTTTGAGTTACAAAGTTGTTGTGAAGATTCCAGCTAGAAAGAGACGGAGAGAAAGAGCAACTTGTTGGGGTAGTAGTAGCTACTAGAAATTAGGTTTACGCGAGTGGTTGTGTTATCCGAATCAGGGACCGATTCCAGCTTCTTAATCAGAGATGGTCCTTCTCTTCCTCTGGGACTAAATTACTACAATTGACAGAAGAAATCAGTAACCTGAGCTCTGTATGTTTTGGCTGTGATTCATCTTCGTCAAGAACCCAGAAGAGTAAAAACTACCAGAAATATTCTTCTACTTATCTGCATAAGAAACGGTGACATGCCCAGTTCGGCttgacacagagagagagagagagagagagagagagagagaggggcttAGCTTAGGGAATACATGTGCAGCAGTTGTAGTGATTGAAGGGGTCAAGCGGCGTGAAGAGCTATCTATATTTATGGAGGATAAAAATTCTAAAGTTGGAAAAAGGTGTAATTTTGGGTACCTAATCAtgattaaaaattgaaaaaagttcaCAAGCAACTTAATTTTTGTTCCTGACAAAGGGTCTTTCAGGTTTACAATTATCAAAATCTACCTCAATATGCAGTAGTTTGAAGTGCAAGTATCTTAGTCAaattttttgttaaattgtgatggatttttttttttaatttatcgtCACAACACATGTGAGGGGAACACAACATACTTGAAGTAGCTGTGAGTGAGTCTGTGACCATCAGTAGCAGAATTGGCGAGCCATCATGCGAGCTAGGAAATTGTTTTACCAATTTTGTAGTTAAGGTCCTGTTTAATAATTTGTAAGCTCGAGGTACTAAAATCACATACCGATCCCATAATTGAGTTAATGtttttcaattcaaaatgtaTCAAGCATAATATACAGTTCAAatattgtttgtgattttttttttttttaatttgacaaATCTTGAATCAGGTCCGAGAGAACTATGATTGATTCCAATTTTATGAAGCTTCCCCATGAAACAATCAAAATCATACATTTCTTAAAtctgtttttaaaaatattatacaTAAGTATACAAATGTCAAATTTTAACTTTAATTACTCAGGTTATATTATCAtttcaattctttttctttttctttttgagaaaATCATCATTTCAATTCTAACTATAACAAATGATTTTGATACGTATTTGGGactattttgttttttcttattatttattattaatatttttaaaaactaGTGATTTTAATGATTGAATGTAGGGGAAATACATTACATTATAACTCATcacttcttctcttttctgacCGTCAACTCCGGATCCGCCACATGAGAATCACTACTCCCAAGTTAGGAgtgttatctttttttttttttagaagaaaagaatctattaataaccaaaaaaattacaaaGTATTGGAATAACTGGTTGTGGTATCAACACCACGACACATATTCCTACCAAGATCCATAGTTATGGGTCCGTCACTAATAGCAACATCCATGAACCGAAAAggtccaacccctaaccaagTTTTCTGCCTATCACCCCAGGCTACAAAGAACGATAACCAATCCCGAGTGTCACGATACGACCTCGTCACCAACATCCAGACAAACCACTCcaccctcttccacaccgtgtccatAAACctccagaccacgtgcaagggaaATCCACATTTCCGTTGATAACCAACCAGCATCGAGATTATAACATATTGTTCCCAGGAGTAACACCATATAGATGGCTCCACAAAACGACCAGAACCTCCATACcctagctcaaaagagtagggacGATTTATTTGACCtaaccaaaaacctgaaactaaaaccctaataaaaaactgaaagaaacTACCATCATTGACCATCCCTTCACGCACCAGACCAAAGCTATACCAAACAACTTCCCTCTCTCCAATTTGCCCGCCGGCAGACCACCGCCACAACTCTTGCCCTTCGAGCTCACCACCCCAGAGGTACCCATTCAACACCGCAAGCCACACCGATCCACCTGCCTGTCGTCGGCTTGAACTAGATCTGGAACCACATCCACTCCAATCCAAACCACCGAGAAACAAGAATGGAATGGCCGAGCTCTTCCACCTCGGATCGAAATCGCTCCACCCATCTGTGTCCATCCTCCCGGGAGCCCGAACCCACCACTGCAAACATCGCCGAGCGACCCACCTCGGAACAGAGATCAGCGCCATACGATCCATGGCAAACCGCCTCCACGATCTTGCCTCTGACCCCTTGTTCCAAGCCTGCGCTGCCGTCGAATTCCTCCTCCCCGCCTGCGCCTCTGCCTGAGAGTAGAGAAGAAGCATGTTAAGCCCCGACCACCGCAAAGAAGACAAAATCGAAGGTCCCAAGACCCCCATCTCCCGTCCGGCAACACCTGCCATTCGTCGCTGAGGCGGGAAGCCCCGATCGACGAGGCACCGCCGGACGAGCGACCACTGCTCTTTCACTCTTTCCAAACCCTAGTTTTCTCTCCTGTTTTCTCGGTGCTTCTTTTCcctttattatataagattaGTAGTTAGGAGTGTTA
Above is a genomic segment from Rosa chinensis cultivar Old Blush chromosome 3, RchiOBHm-V2, whole genome shotgun sequence containing:
- the LOC112191336 gene encoding RING-H2 finger protein ATL74, whose translation is MHRRFLGNTTELPYNNGNRTADSYISEMNFDTNMVIILAALLCALICALGLNSIVRCALRCSHRFTLETPEQAAARLAATGLKKSHLRQIPVAVYGEGIHIPATECPICLGEFEDGEKVRVLPKCNHGFHVRCIDTWLVSHSSCPNCRHSLLEQQQPSKKTRTTSRSTTSTSSEATENSSPTASESDQEGRVVLVIDEAR